In Oryza glaberrima chromosome 8, OglaRS2, whole genome shotgun sequence, the following are encoded in one genomic region:
- the LOC127782255 gene encoding phosphoglucan phosphatase LSF1, chloroplastic — translation MALHLTAAPTIAPSAAAACRSLAPPLPAVSCSTSRRGWRRRRRCVSVVAMAAAADGEMRHGHAAEAGGGGAGTGTGRMNLNEYMVAVDRPLGVRFALAVDGRVFVHSLKKGGNAEKSRIIMVGDTLKKAGSREGVGLVDIRDLGDTEMVLKETSGPCDLVLERPFAPFPIHQLHQNEDYHLLFNKGRVPLTSWNGALLSSKLNESSEGNGNPGFAIFSPRLLNSHGWAVLSSEQDGLNQRSTSLANRISEIVGLYSDEDDADTEWAHGSFPLEEYIKALDRAKGELYYNHSLGMQYSKITEQIFVGSCLQTERDVKMLSETMGITAVLNFQSESERTNWGINSEAINNSCRENNILMVNYPIREVDSMDLRKKLPFCVGLLLRLIRKNYRIYVTCTTGYDRSPACVIAYLHWVQDTPLHIAHKFITGLHSCRPDRAAIVWATWDLIALVENGRHDGTPTHSVCFVWNSGREGEDVELVGDFTSNWKDKVKCNHKGGSRYEAEIRLRHGKYYYKFIAGGQWRHSTSLPTETDEHGNVNNVIRVGDIARIRPAPSQLQIRDPTVVKVIERALTEDERFLLAFAARRMAFAICPIRLSPKQ, via the exons atggcgctcCATCTCACCGCCGCCCCGACCATTGCaccctccgcggccgccgcctgcaggtcgctggcgccgcctctccccgccgTTTCGTGCTCGACTAGTaggagggggtggaggaggaggaggcggtgtgtctcggtggtggccatggcggcggcggcggacggggagATGCGGCATGGGCACGCGGCGGAggctggcggtggtggtgctgggACTGGCACTGGGAGGATGAACCTCAACGAGTACATGGTCGCCGTCGACCGCCCGCTCGGCGTCCGCTtcgcgctcgccgtcgacggccgCGTCTTCGTCCACTCCCTCAAGAAAGGG GGGAATGCGGAGAAATCACGGATTATCATGGTAGGGGACACTCTGAAGAAGGCTGGCAGTCGTGAGGGCGTGGGTCTTGTTGACATCAGAGACCTAGGTGACACGGA AATGGTGTTGAAGGAAACGTCAGGGCCATGCGATCTTGTCCTTGAGAGGCCATTTGCTCCTTTCCCGATACATCAGTTGCATCAAAATGAAGATTATCATCTCCTATTTAACAAGGGTAGGGTTCCTCTTACTAGCTGGAACGGTGCTCTATTATCATCAAAGCTGAATGAATCATCTGAGGGGAACGGAAATCCTGGATTTGCCATATTTTCGCCAAGGCTGCTAAATTCACATGGATGGGCAGTTTTGTCTAGTGAGCAAGATGGACTTAATCAGCGCAGTACTAGCCTTGCAAATCGTATAAGTGAGATTGTTGGTTTGTACTCTGATGAGGATGATGCAGATACTGAATGGGCACATGGTAGCTTTCCTTTGGAAGAGTACATTAAAGCACTAGACCGTGCTAAAGGTGAACTGTACTACAATCATTCACTTGGTATGCAATACAGCAAG ATCACAGAACAAATATTTGTTGGATCATGCCTACAAACAGAAAGAGATGTGAAAATGCTATCAGAGACTATG GGTATCACTGCTGTTCTGAATTTTCAAAGTGAAAGTGAGCGCACCAATTGGGGAATCAATTCAGAGGCAATCAACAATTCTTGTCGCGAGAACAACATTTTGATGGTTAACTACCCTATACG AGAGGTTGATTCAATGGACCTGAGGAAGAAGCTTCCTTTCTGTGTTGGTCTTCTACTGCGGCTTATAAGGAAGAACTACCGCATATATGTGACTTGTACCACTGGATATGATAGATCACCAGCATGTGTGATTGCATATCTACATTGGGTGCAGGATACGCCTCTCCATATTGCTCACAAGTTCATCACTGGTTTGCACTCCTGTAGACCTGACAG AGCTGCAATTGTGTGGGCAACATGGGATCTCATTGCACTAGTTGAAAACGGAAGACATGATGGTACTCCCACACATTCAGTATGCTTTGTTTGGAACAGTGGTCGGGAG GGTGAGGATGTGGAATTGGTGGGGGATTTTACAAGTAACTGGAAAGACAAAGTAAAGTGTAACCACAAAGGTGGGTCAAGATATGAAGCTGAAATTCGACTTCGACATGGGAA GTACTATTACAAATTCATAGCAGGGGGCCAGTGGAGGCACTCGACTTCATTGCCAACAGAGACTGATGAACATGGGAATGTCAACAATGTTATCAGGGTTGGTGACATCGCTCGTATTCGGCCTGCTCCCAGCCAACTGCAGATAAGG GACCCAACTGTTGTCAAGGTCATAGAGAGGGCACTAACTGAGGACGAGCGATTCTTACTGGCCTTCGCTGCACGCCGCATGGCATTTGCAATCTGCCCAATCAGATTGTCTCCCAAGCAATGA
- the LOC127782256 gene encoding 2-methylene-furan-3-one reductase — protein sequence MQSLLSSSVLANPCTTGSPLFPPATAKLAAAASVPVAAAARSGAIAAVSRRSASGGRCVVAASSSSSSSPAVTTAEAGEVPATMKAWAYDEYGDGSVLKLNEAAAVPDIADDQVLVRVAAAALNPVDAKRRAGKFKATDSPLPTVPGYDVAGVVVKAGRKVKGLKEGDEVYGNISEKALEGPKQSGSLAEYTAVEEKLLALKPKSLGFAQAAGLPLAVETAHEGLERAGFSAGKSILILGGAGGVGSLAIQLAKHVYGASKVAATASTPKLELLKSLGADVAIDYTKENFEDLPDKYDVVLDAVGQGEKAVKVVKEGGSVVVLTGAVVPPGFRFVVTSDGSVLEKLNPYLESGKVKPLVDPKGPFAFSQVVEAFSYLETGRATGKVVISPIP from the exons ATGCAatccctcctctcctcgtcggTGCTCGCCAACCCATGCACCACCGGCTCCCCGCTCttcccgccggccaccgctaagctcgccgccgctgcctcggtcccggtggccgcggcggcgaggagtggCGCCATTGCTGCCGTGTCGAGGAGATCGGCGAGTGGCGGCCGGtgcgtggtggcggcgtcgtcgtcgtcgtcttcgtccccGGCGGTGACcacggcggaggccggcgaggtgCCCGCGACGATGAAGGCGTGGGCGTACGACGAGTACGGGGACGGCAGCGTGCTCAAGCTCAACGAGGCCGCGGCGGTGCCGGACATCGCCGACGACCAGGTGCTggtgcgcgtcgccgccgccgcgctcaacCCCGTCGACGCCAAGCGCCGCGCCGGCAAGTTCAAGGCCACCGACTCCCCTCTCCCG ACGGTGCCGGGGTACGACGTGGCCGGCGTGGTGGTGAAGGCCGGGAGGAAGGTGAAGGGGCTGAAGGAAGGGGACGAGGTGTACGGCAACATCAGCGAGAAGGCGCTGGAGGGGCCCAAGCAGTCGGGGTCGCTGGCGGAGTACACCGCCGTGGAGGAGAAGCTGCTGGCGCTCAAGCCCAAGAGCCTCGGCTTCGCGCAGGCCGCCGGgctgccgctcgccgtcgaGACCGCCCACGAGGGCCTCGAGCGCGCCGGCTTCTCCGCCGGCAAGTCCATCCTcatcctcggcggcgccggcggcgtcggctccCTCGCCATCCAG CTGGCCAAGCACGTGTACGGCGCGTCcaaggtggcggcgacggcgagcacgcCCAAGCTGGAGCTCCTCAAGAGCCtcggcgccgacgtcgccatcgaCTACACCAAGGAGAACTTCGAGGACCTGCCGGACAAGTACGACGtcgtcctcgacgccgtcg GCCAGGGCGAGAAGGCCGTCAAGGTGGTGAAGGAAGGGGGCAGCGTggtggtgctcaccggcgccgtCGTGCCGCCGGGGTTCCGGTTCGTGGTCACCTCCGACGGGTCGGTGTTGGAGAAGCTCAACCCATACCTGGAGTCCGGGAAGGTGAAGCCGCTGGTGGACCCCAAGGGGCCATTCGCCTTCTCACAGGTTGTGGAGGCCTTCTCCTACCTCGAGACAGGGAGAGCCACCGGGAAAGTTGTCATCTCACCCATTCCATGA